From Rutidosis leptorrhynchoides isolate AG116_Rl617_1_P2 chromosome 3, CSIRO_AGI_Rlap_v1, whole genome shotgun sequence, a single genomic window includes:
- the LOC139900276 gene encoding uncharacterized protein, producing the protein MGNPISKILSRHVPTLRRTQRGATIIDEIHKGSCGLHSGSRTVTERIKRLGYYWPRMYADTAERIRVCQECQLHAPVSRAPQHPMVPITLPWTFCKWAIDIVGPFPKGAGNAEYLVVAIDFFTKWVEAKPCAPSPVSRSEIFSGKPLYAGSEYLTKLSATTDNAQCEVTNRDIVHAIKAMLGMKRSRWVDELPKVIWAYRTTHKNNTGETLFSLVYGSKAVIPAEITVPTEGILSYSEGENDERLYTNLNYVEGRREMVAIREATNKQRIAKYYDKRVRARTYKVGDLVWRDNQASRVQNTGKLGPNWEGPYKVIGISNTEAYKLAELKGNPIKRTWHAIALKKCYM; encoded by the exons ATGGGAAATCCTATATCGAAAATCTTATCTAGGCACGTCCCTACGCTGCGTAGGACCCAAAGAGGCGCTACGATTATCGACGAGATTCACAAAGGATCTTGCGGGTTACATTCTGGGTCGAGGACAGTCACCGAGAGGATCAAGCGACTAGGGTATTATTGGCCCCGGATGTACGCTGATACGGCAGAAAGGATAAGAGTTTGCCAAGAATGCCAATTGCACGCACCCGTTAGCAGAGCGCCACAGCACCCTATGGTACCCATCACGTTGCCATGGACATTCTGTAAATGGGCTATAGACATAGTGGGACCTTTCCCAAAGGGCGCAGGGAACGCTGAATACCTAGTGGTTGCTATCGACTTCTTTACCAAATGGGTGGAAGCGAAACCCTGCGCACCATCACCAGTAAGCAGATCAGAGATTTTTTCTGGAAAACCATTGTATGCAGGTTCGGAATACCTAACGAAATTGTCAGCGACAACG GATAATGCCCAATGTGAGGTTACGAACAGAGACATTGTGCACGCCATCAAAGCAATGTTAGGAATGAAGCGCAGCAGATGGGTGGATGAGTTACCCAAAGTTATATGGGCATACAGAACGACGCACAAGAACAACACAGGAGAAACACTGTTCAGTTTGGTATACGGTTCGAAGGCAGTAATTCCAGCAGAAATAACCGTCCCAACAGAAGGGATTTTGTCATACAGTGAGGGTGAAAATGACGAAAGGCTGTACACCAATCTGAATTATGTGGAGGGGCGCAGGGAAATGGTGGCAATCCGCGAAGCCACCAACAAGCAGCGCATAGCAAAATATTACGACAAACGCGTGCGGGCAAGGACATACAAGGTAGGAGATCTTGTGTGGCGCGACAACCAAGCAAGCAGGGTCCAAAACACTGGGAAGTTGGGGCCAAACTGGGAGGGACCTTATAAGGTCATTGGAATCAGTAACACCGAAGCTTACAAACTGGCAGAGCTTAAGGGCAATCCAATCAAGCGAACCTGGCATGCTATCGCGCTTAAAAAATGTTACATGTAA